The window CAGGTGGTACCCCAAAGCTGTACAGAGAATTCACCAAAGCCCTTAGCACAGAGGTAAAGCTAAAGACAAGTGCTGAATTTGTACATCAGGGAAAATTACTCCTTATGGTCCAGAACCACAGCGATGAAAGGCCTTCCAGGTTTGAGAGCACAGCTTTAAAGGGTctctctttccctgctgctaCTGATTAAAGCAAACTCCCGATCAGCTTTTCATCGGAGAATCTTTTAGGCTTCATTTACCAACAGAGAGTTCAAAGACAGATATCCTATTGGACGCAACCCCTTTGTCAGGGAGACCATTTCGGCCGGGCAGGGCTGCCGTGCCCCGACCCCAGCGCAGGTGAGAGCCAGCGCTCCACAGGCAGCTCCCTTTGCCTTTCCACACGCCCTTCAGACGCACCCTGCTAAGTGGCTTCGGCCTGCTGGGCGCTCTTTAATCTTTGAGCACAATGAAGCGGACTTGGCATTTCAATTGCATTATGAAAGATTTGTTTCCGAACAGctgaaaagggggaaagaagtACGTTTCTTCTTCCCACCTAATCAGGCTGAAGGTTCCCTGTGCCAGCCTCAATCTGTGTTAAATTGCTCATGCCATCCAGCGGAGAGATTAGATTTGGGTACATAATAGAAGTTAATTCCAAAAACTATTACTCAGATAATTAAGTACTACAGCTGCAGTGGGGGATTCTGGCTACTGGAGCCCCCTCTCAGGTGCTTTAtgtcctcctccctccctcaccAACCACTGTGGATATGCCCCCTCTCCTCCCGCCAGCACTTGGCCTCAGCAGgtcccttctccccagccccccgcagAGGCCACGTGTCCCCCCAGCACCTCAGGGGCTCAGCTGAAGGCTCCAGGGCACCAAGCGCCAGAGCTAGCAGGCACAGCGGAGAGGTGGCTCATCATCAGCTTAGGAACCACATAGAGATTAAGGACCAAATTTACTGAAGGTATCCAGGTGCCTCATCTTTCCTGGGGAGCAAAACTCCATGGAAAAGAATGGCTGGTTCAGAGATGGCATTTGAATTGCCCAGCTTCAGAGTCCTTGCAACATAGATGACATTCCCTCCGAGTCAGGCGTTGCAGGATCCTCCACAGACAAAGAAAGGATCGGAACTGTGCTCCAGAGGGACGATTTTTCTGCATTGatataaatgaaaagcagatgatTATTAGCTCAAATGCACCTACCTGAGGTTCAGCAAAGCGGACCCCCGCAGACCCAAAGAAGCAAAGTAGCCCCCATCTAACCTCGGAGAGGCAACACTGGCAGTGTGAGGGACCCAACGCGGCCTTTACCCAGGTCTAAAGCAATGCCAAAAGGGCTGTGGAAGACAAGCACCGGCGTGGGAGTCAGGATGTCCGTCCTCCACTGCCACTGCCAAATAGTTCCTCTGGCCATGGTTTCCACCACCTCCATCGAGGAGAGTCATATTGACAAGAGCACCACAAACGTTTACTCTGACAGATGAAAGATTTCAAGCAGAACACAAACGGTTTGAAGTGGTGGGGTGAGAGGAGAGTTAACTTTTATTACCAGCCCTCCAGATCTCTTCAAGTATTCATGCTCTTCCTACTGTGATGACTTGAGAACCCAGCTTGCCCTCCTGTCCCTCACCCTAAAGATGTTAGTTCTGATACTACGGAAATGGCACCACTGCAGCTGTTCTGTCTCCAGTTGTCTCTCTCTGTTATCTTCTGAAGTGTAACTGGTCACCTGAAGTGCCATCAGCCATTTTTCATTACTAATACCATCCACGGACCCTGTAACAGCAGCTAAGGGACCTCAAGGTACTTCTTTCCACACAGCTATGGCATGACACAACCCATCTGCATATGGCCACAGGAGCACAAGCAAAGCCCCCAGCAGACCACTGCTTGCAAAGCCACACGACAAAATGTATTAGCTCAATGCAATCCAAAAAAGCATAGAAAAGGAAGATCATCTTTTCCACCGGGCACGCTACAAAAGCAGATCACGTGCCctcactcttttctttctggagcTGGAGTGAAATATCAAAGGataattcaaaacacatttggaCACACTTGAGGTAGAAGAGCGCAGGGCAGTATCTCCAACAGGCCATAGAAACCCACTCCTCATTAACTCTGTTCTTTCCTACCTCCCCCACATTTGACAGCTCCTGGAGTGGGTCCAGTGCCATTGCATCAGCAGTACTGCCAGGACCCATTACACATGCTGAGCcgtttctgaaggaaaaagcatttcctgaCATCTGTTCTGAATTGActgcccttctcctcccccaCTTGGTTTCAACCCCACGCTCCTCTCCAGCTCCCCCTCCATCACCACCTGTCCCCGGCTGACCAGGGCTCATCAGTAAGAGCTGAGTATCTTCCTGGAGATCTGATGACCCACGCCTgttccagccctgctcctcgTCCTGCTAATTCTCTTTGCCTCCTGTTGACACCAGATTTTGCTCTCAGCAATGGCACTGAGCTATCTGACCCTAACCCAGTGAATCACTTGTGCATGCACTTGCTTTCACATGTCCAAGTTTTTCCTACGAGAACCACACACTTGAGCACTGGCTAAATTAAATGGACTTTGCAGGACTGAACCCAGGACTAGGTTCGTTACTCCTCACTTTCTTTCAGGATAGAATTGTTGCAATGCTAACAATTCCAAGGCTGAATTTTTCCTGGTGCACTTTGATGAAGTTAGCAGGATAGGGAATGATTTCCACAATTATTTGATTTCCATCACAACTTTTCCTTCATGCTCTGCCTCACCTTGAACTAGCTGAACAGCTACATaatcttttcaaaatttttctgcatcaaaaataattgaaagatAATAAGACTATGAGACACAACAAGCTTTTTCTGCCAACTGATTTGCCGATAATTTTGCATATACAAACAAGGGATGCAGTTTTAAGGAAGTAAAAGTCATCATGACCTTGATACCTCCCCCTGCactgcagaattttaaataacttggATATTTCAGCACAGTCcctgaggttttgtttttggcCGGACATGACAGACACCATCGCAAATGCCAAGCATGTAGTAGATTTTATTAAGCATAACTTTGGTTCTAAGTGTTCCACCCTCATTTTCGTAATACCTTTAGTTAAAAACAATTATACAAgagcaaatacaaaaaatattaaattatgaaaacaaatcCATTAAGGCTccctttttatatttatatatatttatatatgtacacTCAAACAAGTGCAGATATTAACAGAAGGTTAAAGCcacaaaaatgctaaaaaatttACTACTATACTATCAAAAGcaagagttttaaaaaagtacAAAGTGGTAAGTGAGCTATTTTCAAATCACTGAAGTATTTGCCAGATTGCTTCAAAACTCATATAGCTAAAGGGCAGATCAGGAATTGCTTACGCTCACTGGCAAGCAGTTTCTTACTTGCGTAGCCGCACAGGACACTTGTGGTGTGACTAGCTGACCACCCATTCAAGGGTTGCCCATTCTAGCCCAATCCTGACTTTAAAGACAAGCTTTTGCCTGTCCAATTGACAAGAAGGTGGCTGGGATTCCTAGACTAAAGGATCAGCAGGATTCAAAGATGTTCTAACACACACGTTGATGTTCTGTTCACACAGAGAATTAATtccaactgaaaacaaaaacctacTTCACGCTGTATGTACAAGGGAGTTTTCTGgcctcctgtgtttcagaaagagaaactcTACCCTGAATCACAAGCTAACACGGAGAGAAAGCAGAATGCCTTCAGCCTTGAGGCACCCAATCCAACACACTCACTGAAGCCAAAGAGAGGTCCTTGTCCCGGCCGACTCTGGTGCCATTTGGATTGCACCAACTTCATTTCACTGCACATGCACGGTAGGATTGCCATGTTCACCAAGGGAAAATGGCTGAGAAGCAATGGTCTGCTCCAGCCAGAGAAGGGTTTCCCCACCAACTTCTAGATTCTTCCATACTGAGCAGAAGGTTAATTGTGAAGTGGAAACCAAGAGGCATGAAGTTTGGTAGGCTGAGAGCAGCTAAGATAAAACATGAGCATGGCAGGGAAGGCTCATATATAGTGCTGTCTCAACAACATGAAACAAACCCAATCAGTGCAAGCGTTTGAATAATGCGCTGCCAGAAAGGAAGATCCCCTCCTtccaggagaagggaaggaagaagggaagaaccTGCAACAGCCAGGGCGTTCCTTTGTTGAGTAAATACATGGAAGAGTCTTACATTTTGCCTTTGTCTTTTATATGTCCATAATCTGAATGGTCTGGTAGaccattttcacttttaatcTTCTAGACATGAGTCACACTGCAACTCTAAATCAACGGCAATACACTTACCACAATTCAATTTACTCTCAATCTGATTATGTCCTGATAAAAAATGCCTGGATCTTGACAAATTGAAGCCTGTATCTAGGAAACATTTCTAATTGTGAGCATTTTGTTCCAAGTGCTATGctgaaattctattttaaatgttcaaTACTTACAGGAAAGGCAAAAGGaactaaaaaacaaagcaacaaacccTCCACCACCTTTACAATACAAACACGCCACTCttgatattaataaaaaatgttctcaAACAGTTATGTCCCATGTAATTACaaagtagaaattattttgttagtaTCCTAAGGCAAAGACTAGGATTAGATCCTCAGCTGATATGGGTGAACACAGCTTCAGTGAGAGCTATGACTGTGCCAATCAAGCAAGATAAGGATTTATCCCCAGATTCAGAAGATATCTGTACCCATTTGCACCAGGTAAGAATCCAGTTCTATAATCCTACATGATAATCTGTTCCCTCCTCCTCATTCCAGGCTTTTCTGGATAACTAGTAGTCATAAGCATGAAGGATCAGATTCTGCCATCCCTGTGCAAGCTgagcaaaatgttttatttaatggcAAGTCACAGGGGCAACTTGTGGAAAGGCAGAAGGTGACGTAATTGGACCCTAAGACTCAGTGGTAACACACACCTTTCTTGAGGCCAAAGGAAGGATGGGATAAAATGAATTTCATTTTATGCCTcactttagggaaaaaaaatccatttcagtAGATTCCAATGATCAGTTTGGTCTGGCTTAAACACTGCTCTGTTGCAGGAAGTGCAACAAGTTCCTGCAAGCAAAGAGAGGGAACTGATGGCAGATCAGATTCCTGATTTCAGTTCCAGCAAATGAGTTTAAACACTACCATATAATGTATTAACACTGTACTTAATTAACATCATGTCCTTGGCGGAGAAAGGCCACAACAGCAAAGTAAGCAGGAtctcaaaacacaaaaagtagAAGTCAGGTCATTTTGTACTGAGAGGTAAATTCACATGTATCACTGCACAGGCTTGTACAAAAGGGTATAAGTTTAGAGACAGAGATAAATTAGCCTCTGGATTCTTCCTGGTGAGAGGTTAATCAGATTCCTGCTCTTTCACAGCCCAAATTCTACATGCCAAACAGGGAGAAATGGGCTTTAAGGCTGCTTAACTTTTCACTGCTGGTGAATTTTAAGCATTCTCATCTTGCCCACACCTGCCTATCCCAGCGGGGATGGGCAGTAGTGATCAACATACCTTGTATCTTCCCAGATTTCATAAAAATTCCAATTAAACACAAATTATTGTGGGATCTACACAGGCGGTAGGTCTAGATGGAGGAAATCTACCTGCACAGCAAAGCTTCGTAAGATATCACAGGaagatttttgttctgttttaaagcaaaatacaatCTGTGTATCTCCACTAAACTAGGATCACAAGAGATAAAGCAGTGCAATACTGAAGGAGTTTCTCTAGTATCCCTGGTTCAAATCTCTGAGTAAGCACGTCAGACTGGTCCATGACACTGAACTGACAGACTCCTTATCCACTCATCTCAGGACTGCATTTGGCAAGTCGATCTGTTTATGGTACTGTCTTTTTTAATCCACACATCCCAGGAATTAAAAATCTCATCTTCAGTAAGTGTCAGCTGGATGCTGTTATTTTCCCCTCTTGGGGGGCAAATCTGAGACAACCTGCAAAAGCCTCtctctgcaggaaagctggaagtCTTAGCAGGCGCTGGCTCTAGGAGTCTGGCGCTTCTGTGGCTTCCTGGACCGTCCTCCTCAAGTTGCCCTTGACTTTGACAAACTCAGGCGcattttcctgctcttcctgTATCTTCTgttgctccagctccagcttAAAAAGGAttcacatgtaaaaaaaaaaaaaaataattatatgtatataaaaaaaccagATCATCGCAATACAAGACAAACACCTAAAGGTTTCAATAACTGGCCATGCAAAACTCTTCaaactgtttcctttctttctctcatgGAAAAGataaagctgcatttctttggAAGCATCTGTTCTCATAAACAATCAACCTTTTCAAATCCTTGGCTCTGGTTCATTCCAGATGTCCACCTTTGCCAGATGGACAAAAACTCTGCAACCCCGGCATGAGAACAAGATGAAGCATTTTTTAAGAGATTCTTGATCTTCATcgaaaaaacaataataattcCCTCCTCTGGCTTTTACAACAGGACAAAGACAAATCCGCCTTGTGGGTGAACACATGCAAACAGCCACTACTGAGCATGCTGGTAGAATTTATTGCTGAGTGTCTAGGTATGTTTTTCTCTACCTAACTTGAACCTTTTTTGGTGTATCTGTTTTGTCTACcacaaaaagcaattaaaaaaattaaaatcctccTTAGCCCTTAGTTGTTCATTTCTGAGAGCCTATTCACTAACATTTTTAACCCAGTTGGAGCTGCTGCCCATGCAGACACTCAATTACCATGTGATGTTAGACACTCTGCATTATGAGGCAAGGCTATACAGTGTCCATACAGAACATGGCTTACACATCGCACAGAATACGGATTGCTTAGCAATCCTCAGTGAAGGCAGATAAgtcagcagaaaggaagaaacaaccCTTTAGAAAACTAACAAAAGCTCCTGAAAGgagctgttttttttaatagaccaAGGCCTCCCTGATTAATGGGGACAACATACTGCTCACTTAAATAATCTCTCCTTTGTCTCTGTCCCCCCGCTGGCAAGGGACATGCCTTGTTGCCATAAATCATGACAATGTTCCTCTATGAGTCGTGTTGTCAATTAATGCCATTCTTATGATGTTTTCAAAGTCACAACATTGTTTGCAATGGGCAGTCTTTTCCTCTTataacagaattttttattcTACATACGTCCTTGGAAGGCTCAGTTTCAAACAAAATCTTCCCACAATCCAAACCATTTGAAGCTGGGCTCTTaagatcagaaaggaaaagtgacAGGATGATacacttaaaaatacaatagCTTACTccctcaaaaaatatttctaagccaaattaaaaaaaaccacaaaagctaAAACAGAATCCCCAAAGCCTAACTAATGATTGAATCACACTTCATTTTCAATGAAGTAATTATTTGGCTTAATTGATTTCCATTCAGAAAAACAGGAGTTaccttttaaagcatttatttaaaaataaatgtaacgCTTGATGCACAGTGACTTGTTTTGACGAGGTGTTTCACTGTAGAGATACTTCCTCACAGGTACAGGAAGTGTGTTAAGAGGCACTGACACGTTTGGTTGGCCCTGCGCCTAGCAGTAAGGTTCACCACAATGAACTTCAGTTCCACATCATCCTCGTACTCGGGGCCTGAGgaccttttccttcatttgaaaATTTCAATGGGCtcacacattttaaagttatgaAAGATCTTTTTAAAGTCATCTAATTTCTTACATAACCCAGGAGAAAGAAtcaattgattatttttttttattcattaagtATCTACAAGTTTTGACTCACTATAACCTAACAGCTATTCTTAGTGGATCATCTCTTAATAGTTAAGACTACAAAAGTTGACTAATTCATCACAGTTTCCATGGTTAAACACGTTTAGTGCTCCACACACATTCCTGTCATCTGGTGCAGGATTCATTTGGCCAAAGGCAGGCACTATATGCAGTTCCTATATAGTAAGCGACAACAAATAGGTAACTGTCAAGTGTGGTTTGACTCATCCTAAAAAAGATATCTGCATTTGATCAGAGGAACTgtgccaaaattcagctgctgcttctttcctgtCTGCAAAGGGAGCCTCGGGTGAATAGCTCAGATGTAGATGTGCAAAGGTAGTGTTATCCCCACCTCACCTGCTCCAGTTTCTGCTGCCGTTTCAGTAGCTCTATTTCCAGatctgatttcttcttttgtgcttcctcttctttttgttgtttaataaCTTGATCTCGTTTCCTTTTCTCCATCACCTTCTGTAGCTCAGGTTTGTTTTGAGGTGCAAGACCCCTTCAAattaaatggggggggggggggggacacgacacGACAACACAAGGGGGAGCAGGACAGGGAAGAAAGAGATCAGTTTTAATTAGCAGAAATTGACACAGAATTGTAGACAGATTTTCTAAAATCAAGTAGTTGCCTATTTAGATACATtggaacagaaataattcattacaaggaaaaaaaatgcagacatttgCCTGGTTTGTAAGCAAAAACCTGAACTAGAATTTAAGCTCTATTATTACTGAGGATAATAAACTTCCCTTTAATGTGCATGCTCGTATTTCTCCTGTATAATTCACTGTTTTGACTTCCACCTTTACTCTTCCCTCTATTCTCTCAATTCCAGAAGAGcggatttaaaaaaacatcacaaaCAAAGACTCTAGCAGAGCTAGAAACAAATTTTGGACAAAGACTCTTCCCTTGCTGGCCGGTAACTTGGACAGATTGTGTTCAAACACTCCTATGCAGGGTATTATGCCCATAGAAGCTTGCATGGACAGACCTAAAAGCGGTCTCTTTCTGGATTTTGTCACACTCCTCCTGGAAATCATGCGTTCTTGTCCTTCCTTGAGGATATGAGAGCTTTTCCCATGCCTGGCTGCAAAACTATTTCCAGTGAGAGGTCCCAGGTGTTACTCAAAATCACAAAGAGGCTAAGACAACAAAAATCAGGAATAAAAAAGTTGCAGTCACCTTGGAatgcagggaaagggaggatTCTCCCTCTCACAAGACTTTAGGCGTTACACCAACAGAATGTTTCGAGTCTGTTCAGCACAAACTGCTTTCCAAGCCAACCACTCTAAAATGAGAAAGCTTCTCTCTGGGAAGATGCATGGCTCTATACAggcgcacacacacagatacacactCACTCCTACTTAGTTTTGTGACTTCAGCTATTTCTTTTATCTCTGTTATGCTatgatgttttcaaaatttgttgTAAGATTCAAAGCTCTCCCTGTTACTCAGATATTAGCATCACTTAAGTCAGAGCAGAAAGATCTGAAATTTGCCTTTGTTAGTGTCACCTTCCCTGGGAAGACTACTACATGAAAACATCTGGCACTAAGTTTAACATCAGctggttttttatttcaactttaaGAAATTCAATAATCTGAATAAGCTTCCAGAAAGCCTATCTTTACCCTTCCCTACTTGCTACCTATCTGATTGCCTACTTCTTCCGTAATACGCATATCTGATAGCATGTCCAATAATacattaaaatgccattttacgGTGACATCTATGAATGACTTCATGTATTATGCAACACACTATCCCTGTACATACCCTGACagcaaaatcaaatatttaGCAACGCCAAATGCTGTTCCCTATTTCTCATAATAGATCTCATGGCCTGAATGCCACAGAAGCTACAAGACTGTGTTCGTATTTTAtgtttcatgttattttaattacattttaacacATAAAGATTAAGTGAGGCAGAGAAAAGCtggagtgatttttttattactactaCCACTACTGGATCTAATGAAGAGGGGCTGGTAGTCAGACCTGTAACAGAACCACTGTAATGTCAATCCTATTTCCACTCTTatatgcaaaaaggaaaagcaacaaataGACAACTGCTGGATTAACTGGAAGTCTTGTATCACCTCTTAGTGATTGTtcttgttaaataaaaaaatcctaaagcTTTGATCTAGAGTAAGCAAAGCATGCTATAACACAAGTTAGAGCTGATAGGGTTAAAACCTCTGGAAGGGACAGGATTAATACCCTGCAGAGCTGAGGTTTACCCCTAAATAAGTAAAAATGGTTTAAGGTAAGTGACCAGTGCCTTGAGGTACCACTACCTGGATCTTTGTTTGCCCAAAACAACTACCATTTCTCCAAGTAAACAACTACATCAGTGCAAGAACCTACAGATGCTGCTCACAGTAGACATGGAGAGGGATTGAACCAGCACTGGCTAACACCTTCTAAGATCCAGAAATGGCTGTTCAGAGCTGACTGGTCAAAAAGTGAAGCTGTTGGTGCCTACACTAAGTCTTCACAATAAAATAAGGTGTGTGTTAAGCTGACTTCTATAAGAGCAGTCCTCCATACATATGACAGTTTTCCATAACAAAATAGAACACAAGCCTAATATTTACATTACTGAAAAGCCTTATATCAGAGCTAGCAAAGTgacacaaagcacagaaaaataacccTCTTCTCAAAAATACCAGTTTTTCTGCTGGTAAAAACTCTCCAAGTATTTCATTTCTGCACcaataaataagaatttaaaatttacagCTGCAGCTAATCAAAATCACTGGAAGAGAAGAGTGGGTACTGAGGGCTGCAGAACTCCTCTGTGTAATAGGATATTCTACTAGAAGAAAAGAACATACTATTTAAAAGTTCTTTATGCTTTCataaacttaaaagaaaaaaaaaaaaaaaagccttaatttACTGCAGCCTCCACATCCTTTAGAATAAGATCCTAAGTTGGGAAACTTCATCTATCTTTCTTTTAATGACTATACACTTCCTCTGACTTTGATGTTTAATCCCATTAACGAAAAATAGGACAAACACCTATTTAGGCCAGTTTCTTCCAATTCAGTTGGCattctgtaaaacatttctACTTCTTCACTAAAGAAATGCCGTATTGTGCATGCAATTCATTTAGCATTAAGTACCTAAGCATAGCATTTGTAAGGATTTTGCTAACACACATAAAAAAGACCCCCTCCCCCCTCAAAATACTACCCtgccagggtgggggtgggaagggtggGAAAAGAGAGGAACTTTCTTAATGTGACTCCTCCTGCCAAACAGACAAATCCAGTTGTGCTGGAGTAGTCAGAGCAATagtttcctcctctcctttatCAAGGTCCTTGGTCTCAGAAAGTCTGAATGGCTGCTACCAGCAACTTTATTCTCAAATGCACTCCGAAATACTGCTCTTCCTCTTGTGTTTTGTGGATGCCCACATCTTTGTCTTTGGGAAGTCGATTTTGGGTGGCTTCAACACACCAAATCACTAATTTATATCATAGTTACTGTCTGTTTAAAGGGAGAAGCATTCACAGGCTTGGTGGCTCTTTCTCCACTGTGTGATCTGGTGGTTATTTTCTTAATATGATCTCTAAATAAGTCCTCCCTTGCTGAAGAGATTTCATAACAGAACTTCAGCTATTTCTGGGCCAACTGCTTGTATCTCTGAAGTTCATGATACAAAGTTCCGGTTATTTACATCTTTAAAAGCAATATATAGAGTAACAGCTGTGCATCCCATCCCAGAATGGAGGAAGCAGCATTTGCATAACATACAAAGAGACActtgtgcagcagcagagcagacatCAGACTATCACACTGCATTGCAAAAAAGATCAAGTAAGTAAAGAACTGtttcacatgaaataaaatatatgattTCTTTGATTTAAAAGTGTCTCATAAACTCAGTGCACTGGCAACAGTGAAAACCCACTGATTTTATGGTCCTGCTGGTAATAGTaaaaatttttcaaatacttgATTAAGTTCAGAGTTCAAGAGAAACTACAGTGCCAGGTAACCAATATGAAATGTGACAAGGGAGAACTGAACTGCTTCCTCTTGAAACTGACCCTTTGCGAGTATTCacaaaaacaaaatgagaagcCTTTTTCAGGAAGTTTTTGCAGAGCAACTGAAattcaaatagaaataaatgcCACAGTTAAGAATCAGTCTTTTCATCTACAAGCTCTGAATCAACACAAAGTATCTACAGGGTTTTggataaaatgtcattttgatgAAACTAAAACTCAAGCTGTGTgtttggggtgggagggtggcACAAGCGATTTTTAGACTTACCTTTTCTGATTCATAAGCAGCTCTCTATGGAGATCTTGATGATTCCGGGATGACTTCACAGGATTAATTAATTTCTGAGGTCTAATTAATTCAGGATTGTCATCATCTATGTAGTCTGGTTCAGCCATAATCTTTCTTGGAATAGGATATGGATCTTTGGGTTCAGTGTCTTTGTTCACAGTATCTGTAAAACAGTCCAAAAACTGCCATAAATCTACATTGAAAGACCTgttaaatatgtattaaaacATAAAGGCAGCATATTACGTTGGTAACAGTTATGCTTTTCCTAGATTAATTTTGTCTGTAGCAAACAAAGGCTCACAGAGCAAACAGACATAGCATCTTTTTAAATAGAGGGCAATTTCACAACAACATCATCTCCAACTGTCTTCCCCTATGGACTTGGAGACACAGATTCCCCTGTTTTAAGAACAACTAGACAAATAATTTAGGTTAAGTGCATGAAGAACCCTACTGATTTTAATGAGCTTACTCAGATGAAGCATTTTTAGATCAGCAATACTGAGACcctaaagatattttaaatactgactATATTAAATAGGATGAAAGTGCACCAAACCCACACCgatttctcattttctgccaTCAGTATCATGTCAGCTATGGGGAAAATGCCTTCTGTGGATAAGCCCTGTACTGTACCAAGCAAAAGCTTCCATGTGGAAATCGCCAgatctgcagctgctgggatgaGGGTCAGATTTCTGAGCGGAAAGGTAGAGGAGAAACACTTGGGTATGGTTGTTTCTTAAACTCCATGTTTCACCCAGTGAAAATCCACAGAAATCCACTGATCTGAAGGCAATGAAGTCTTGATGACTTGTATCATCTGGAAATGTGGCGTTTTCCTATCCTGCTATAGAAAACTTACCTATACACCAAATGACAACACTTTTAATCAACAGCTGACAAGTAAACTATAGTTTTCAACTAATTTATATGTGACTATTCATACCCCTTTCCATTAAAAAGCCTCAGTCACAAAGAGTTCAGcatccaaaacaaagcacattCAGAGCAATTCTGCCTCCATTCGCTGTTGTG of the Falco cherrug isolate bFalChe1 chromosome 5, bFalChe1.pri, whole genome shotgun sequence genome contains:
- the FAM107B gene encoding protein FAM107B — protein: MAEPDYIDDDNPELIRPQKLINPVKSSRNHQDLHRELLMNQKRGLAPQNKPELQKVMEKRKRDQVIKQQKEEEAQKKKSDLEIELLKRQQKLEQLELEQQKIQEEQENAPEFVKVKGNLRRTVQEATEAPDS